Proteins encoded within one genomic window of Kibdelosporangium phytohabitans:
- a CDS encoding ATP-binding protein — MIAPVRSDVVGYRSPVIVGRDDELRTVQEALTAARGGRGGAVFLVGESGIGKSRLAAAAADLGFAADMRLLRGRGSAISPMDPYRSLTEALLSLARDGDPIDVAALGSYRPVLARLIPDWGDAPAGQDTGSLVILAEAVLRLTSLAGQGRGCLLILDDMQDTDAETLAVIEYMIDNIDRQPVLLLGMIRDEPCPALRLARSAAQRGSGVVIELDRLAPPDMRRLAASCLGDQDIPQPAADMLWAGSGGNPFLVKEMLTSMVDGRLLVRADGGWQVTERLGPDLPATFVRGVAWRLEQLEPEARQVLSVAAVLGRGFPLSVVQMVTGLNYPDLMGHLHSDLAAQLVGPDDERPDWYCFQHALIVDALLKLISPAQRAGLAQQVADALDTAYPGLPGEWCEVSAQLRLDAGAQAAAGRLFAEAGRRALAQGAANSAVLLLGKAWDLLVHDVSARADALEAQLYALAEAGLVDRALAASTVLDEVGAGLDRRRRAQLRTRLAWVANLAGRISEGLSQVEAARVLLGPDATAEDIAPLDVVAAHLELDVPGPGQLQKVEVMARRAATVAEEVPLPIVACQAWQLIGALARGRDPDEATACLERSRGIAVEHDLPIWEIHALVRLGLDDALRDGSTERLYQARHQATQIGAVTARYQAEVNIALQMILRGEFDAAGTLIERVLADTTRLKLLETTQYMLVLRVVLNGHRGRRKDMDSSIAELHRWNGDVVQFVPRVHGLGRAFCALIEEDQETARKEVAAALHAEDMSPTTFHLAGRYGLNLLLGAIEGDVDRATYQEITAAPAARLRWDRQFAHFARAVIAGREGDRAEASAAVDDALRAGSLFEMSRFLGLRLVGEAALTEGWGEPVEWLRTAEEYFHKAGMAAVAGACRALLRRTGHRVAQRRTGIERIPQPLRSAGVTVREYEVLRLLAERLGNREIADRLHLSLRTVEKHVSSLIFKTGMPNRIALSKFAADT, encoded by the coding sequence ATGATCGCGCCGGTACGGTCCGACGTCGTGGGGTACCGATCTCCGGTCATCGTGGGTCGGGACGACGAGCTTCGAACTGTGCAGGAAGCGCTCACCGCCGCGCGCGGTGGCCGTGGCGGTGCGGTTTTCCTCGTCGGCGAGAGCGGGATCGGGAAGTCGCGGCTGGCCGCGGCAGCGGCCGATCTCGGGTTCGCCGCGGACATGCGGCTGCTGCGCGGCCGGGGAAGCGCTATCAGCCCGATGGACCCGTACCGGTCGCTGACCGAGGCACTGTTGTCGTTGGCGCGCGACGGCGACCCGATCGACGTGGCCGCGCTCGGCTCGTACCGGCCGGTGCTGGCGCGGCTGATCCCGGACTGGGGCGACGCGCCCGCCGGGCAGGACACCGGCTCGCTGGTCATCCTCGCCGAGGCCGTGCTGCGCCTGACCTCGCTGGCCGGTCAGGGCCGCGGCTGCCTGCTGATCCTCGACGACATGCAGGACACCGACGCCGAGACGCTCGCGGTGATCGAGTACATGATCGACAACATCGACCGGCAGCCGGTGCTGTTGCTCGGCATGATCCGCGACGAGCCGTGCCCGGCGCTGCGGCTGGCGCGGTCGGCCGCCCAGCGCGGCAGCGGCGTGGTGATCGAGCTCGACCGGCTCGCCCCGCCCGACATGCGCAGGCTGGCCGCGTCCTGCCTCGGTGACCAGGACATCCCGCAGCCGGCCGCGGACATGCTCTGGGCGGGCAGCGGGGGCAACCCGTTCCTGGTCAAGGAGATGCTGACCAGCATGGTCGACGGCCGCCTGCTGGTCCGCGCGGACGGTGGCTGGCAGGTGACCGAGCGGCTCGGCCCCGACCTGCCCGCGACGTTCGTGCGTGGCGTGGCCTGGCGGCTGGAACAGCTGGAACCCGAGGCACGCCAGGTGCTGTCGGTGGCCGCTGTGCTCGGCCGCGGCTTCCCGCTGTCGGTCGTGCAGATGGTGACCGGCCTGAACTACCCGGACCTGATGGGGCACCTGCACAGCGACCTGGCCGCGCAGCTCGTCGGGCCGGACGACGAACGCCCCGACTGGTACTGCTTCCAGCACGCGCTGATCGTGGACGCGCTGCTCAAACTGATCTCCCCGGCGCAGCGGGCGGGCCTGGCGCAGCAGGTGGCGGACGCGCTGGACACCGCCTACCCGGGGCTGCCCGGTGAGTGGTGCGAGGTGAGCGCACAACTGCGGCTCGACGCGGGCGCGCAGGCCGCCGCCGGGCGGTTGTTCGCCGAGGCCGGGCGGCGTGCGCTGGCCCAGGGCGCCGCGAACTCGGCGGTCCTGCTGCTCGGCAAGGCGTGGGACCTGCTCGTGCACGACGTGTCCGCCAGGGCGGACGCACTCGAAGCCCAGCTGTACGCGCTGGCCGAGGCCGGTCTGGTGGACCGCGCGCTGGCCGCGTCGACCGTGCTCGACGAGGTGGGCGCCGGGCTCGACCGGCGACGGCGGGCACAGCTGCGCACCAGGCTGGCGTGGGTGGCCAACCTCGCCGGCCGCATCTCCGAGGGGCTCAGCCAGGTCGAGGCGGCCAGGGTGCTGCTGGGGCCGGACGCGACCGCCGAGGACATCGCCCCGCTGGACGTCGTGGCCGCGCACCTGGAACTCGACGTACCCGGACCTGGCCAGTTGCAGAAGGTCGAGGTGATGGCCAGGCGGGCCGCGACCGTCGCCGAGGAAGTGCCGCTGCCGATCGTGGCCTGCCAGGCGTGGCAACTGATCGGTGCGCTGGCCAGGGGCCGTGACCCGGACGAGGCGACCGCGTGCCTGGAACGCAGCCGGGGCATCGCCGTGGAGCACGACCTGCCGATCTGGGAGATCCACGCGCTCGTCCGGCTCGGACTCGACGACGCGCTGCGCGACGGCAGCACCGAGCGGCTCTACCAGGCACGCCACCAGGCCACCCAGATCGGCGCGGTCACCGCCCGCTACCAGGCCGAAGTCAACATCGCGCTGCAGATGATCCTGCGCGGCGAGTTCGACGCGGCAGGCACCCTGATCGAACGGGTGCTCGCCGACACCACCAGGCTGAAACTCCTGGAAACCACGCAGTACATGCTGGTCCTGCGGGTCGTGCTGAACGGCCACCGGGGCCGCCGCAAGGACATGGACAGCTCGATCGCCGAACTGCACCGCTGGAACGGCGACGTCGTGCAGTTCGTGCCCCGGGTGCACGGTCTCGGCCGCGCGTTCTGCGCCCTCATCGAGGAGGACCAGGAAACGGCGCGCAAGGAGGTCGCGGCGGCGCTGCACGCGGAGGACATGAGCCCGACGACCTTCCACCTCGCCGGCCGTTACGGTCTGAACCTGCTGCTGGGGGCGATCGAGGGTGACGTGGACCGCGCGACGTACCAGGAGATCACCGCCGCCCCAGCCGCCCGGCTGCGCTGGGACCGCCAGTTCGCGCACTTCGCGCGTGCGGTGATCGCGGGCAGGGAAGGCGACCGCGCGGAGGCCTCAGCGGCGGTCGACGACGCGCTGCGAGCCGGTTCGCTGTTCGAGATGAGCCGCTTCCTCGGCCTGCGCCTGGTCGGCGAGGCCGCGCTGACCGAGGGCTGGGGCGAGCCGGTGGAGTGGCTGCGGACCGCAGAGGAGTACTTCCACAAGGCGGGTATGGCGGCGGTGGCGGGCGCGTGCCGGGCCTTGCTGCGCCGCACCGGCCACCGTGTCGCGCAGCGCCGCACCGGGATCGAACGGATCCCTCAGCCGCTGCGGTCCGCCGGTGTGACCGTCCGGGAGTACGAGGTGCTGCGGCTGCTGGCCGAGCGGCTGGGCAACCGGGAGATCGCCGACCGGCTGCACCTGTCGCTGCGCACGGTGGAGAAGCACGTCTCCAGCCTGATCTTCAAGACCGGCATGCCCAACCGGATCGCGCTCAGCAAGTTCGCCGCCGACACCTAA
- a CDS encoding PLP-dependent aminotransferase family protein, which produces MAELLGDWAAGHGPLYRKLGAAIGNSITAGELPAGLRLPSERDLAKLLLVSRATVVAAYDELRGGGLLDSVRGSGTRVSAAVRPQLAGADGQVPGGRATSIFQRLVDGPGQVISLARAAEPAAPQLRDAFLDLGRDDLSDLMADAGYHPRGLPVLREAICDHFVAQLLPTTASQVLVTNGAQQVLGLVARMYLTPGCTVVVESPSWPGCLDVFRDAGARLVSVPLDEDGIRPDALAKAFAEHNPVLAYLMPTYHNPTGALLSANRRKRVAELAAQYRVPVLEDNAYAGFPTLSGAQAPPPIAAFAQTHDDAQILSVGSLAKSVWAGLRIGWVRGPSAVIERLARYKARADLGNAVLDQALAARLLPKLTDITAARREVLLRRLHQLQDLLATHLPDWRWRSPEGGSALWVELPDTDAQVFAQVALRHGVEVVPGSATDPSGGHDNHIRLPFTLPDADELVRRLAEAWADLRG; this is translated from the coding sequence TTGGCCGAGCTTCTCGGTGATTGGGCCGCTGGGCACGGTCCGCTGTACCGAAAGCTCGGCGCGGCGATCGGTAACAGCATCACGGCGGGGGAACTGCCCGCGGGCCTGCGGCTGCCGTCCGAGCGCGATCTGGCGAAACTGCTTCTGGTCAGCCGCGCGACCGTCGTCGCCGCCTACGACGAGCTGCGGGGCGGCGGCCTGCTGGACAGCGTGCGCGGCAGCGGCACGCGGGTGTCCGCGGCGGTACGTCCCCAGCTGGCGGGCGCGGACGGACAGGTGCCCGGTGGCCGGGCCACTTCCATCTTCCAGCGGCTGGTCGACGGGCCCGGACAGGTCATCTCGCTGGCCCGTGCGGCCGAACCGGCCGCGCCGCAGCTGCGGGACGCCTTCCTCGACCTCGGCCGGGACGACCTGTCCGACCTGATGGCCGACGCCGGCTACCACCCGCGTGGCCTGCCGGTGCTGCGTGAGGCGATCTGCGACCACTTCGTCGCCCAGCTGCTGCCGACGACGGCCAGCCAGGTGCTGGTCACCAACGGCGCGCAGCAGGTCCTCGGCCTGGTCGCGCGGATGTACCTGACACCGGGCTGCACGGTCGTGGTGGAGTCACCGAGCTGGCCGGGGTGTCTCGACGTGTTCCGCGACGCGGGCGCGCGGCTGGTCAGCGTCCCGCTGGACGAGGACGGCATCCGCCCGGACGCGCTGGCCAAGGCGTTCGCCGAGCACAACCCGGTGCTGGCGTACCTGATGCCGACGTACCACAACCCGACCGGCGCGCTGCTGTCGGCGAACAGGCGCAAGCGGGTCGCCGAGCTCGCCGCCCAGTACCGCGTCCCGGTGCTGGAGGACAACGCGTACGCGGGTTTCCCCACCTTGTCCGGTGCGCAGGCCCCGCCGCCGATCGCGGCGTTCGCGCAGACCCATGACGACGCCCAGATCCTGTCGGTGGGGTCGCTGGCGAAGTCCGTGTGGGCGGGGCTGCGGATCGGGTGGGTACGCGGCCCCTCGGCGGTCATCGAACGCCTCGCCCGGTACAAGGCCCGCGCCGACCTCGGCAACGCCGTTCTCGACCAGGCACTGGCCGCCCGGCTGCTGCCCAAGCTCACCGACATCACCGCGGCCCGGCGCGAAGTCCTGCTCAGGCGGCTGCACCAGCTGCAGGACCTGCTGGCCACGCACCTGCCGGACTGGCGGTGGCGGTCCCCGGAAGGCGGCTCGGCGCTGTGGGTCGAGCTGCCGGACACCGACGCGCAGGTGTTCGCGCAGGTCGCGCTGCGGCACGGCGTCGAGGTCGTGCCGGGTTCGGCGACCGACCCCAGCGGCGGGCACGACAACCACATCCGGCTGCCGTTCACCCTGCCCGACGCGGACGAGCTCGTCCGGCGCCTCGCCGAAGCGTGGGCTGACCTGCGCGGTTAG
- a CDS encoding MbtH family protein — translation MTNPFDNAEGSFFALVNEEGQYSLWPEFAEVPDGWTVAHGAAGRASCLEYIERNWTDMRPTSLIRAMNQE, via the coding sequence ATGACCAACCCATTCGACAACGCCGAAGGCAGCTTCTTCGCGCTGGTCAACGAGGAAGGCCAGTACTCGCTGTGGCCCGAGTTCGCCGAGGTCCCCGACGGGTGGACGGTCGCGCACGGCGCCGCCGGGCGGGCGAGCTGCCTCGAGTACATCGAGCGCAACTGGACGGACATGCGGCCAACCAGCCTGATCCGTGCCATGAATCAGGAATAG
- a CDS encoding M28 family peptidase yields the protein MSNPKSRGRVLRRAAAAAVIAGTAISVAPAAQAAPQTLPERLTRAVTADNIHRHLIALQRIADTNGGSRAAHTPGYQKSLDYIAGKLRAAGFQVNTPEFTYNRVVVDSAVATAGSVRVVPTQMTDSPNTPAGGVSGPLVVLPTDATPGCQPEDYAGLNARGAVVLIKRGGCPFTQKHNVAADAGAVAALIYNHVDGPGLGGIDPAQARIPTSGLTTAEGLALTAAAGTQATVDVRTHKELTTSRYLVTQTRTGRADNVVLAGAQLDSLPTNAGINDTGASSGALLELALQLGSSPRVGNAIRFAWWGAEDADKTAAGAYLRSLTFEQQLDIALYLNSNSIASKNAGYFVYDGDNSSGTAGPMPYGSAQIERAFATYLNGRAIPTEDTNFDRQWDHTQFITAGIPTGGLYAGSFRPKSEAQAAKWGGTAGVSFDKCHQQVCDNLGNVDRTALDRNADALASVIGGYALSTEDVNGVPPRWRRAFDRAAAKPAAVTALGGSE from the coding sequence GTGTCCAACCCGAAGTCCCGCGGACGTGTCCTGCGCAGAGCCGCGGCGGCCGCCGTGATCGCCGGTACCGCCATCAGCGTCGCGCCCGCCGCCCAGGCGGCCCCGCAGACTCTGCCCGAACGGCTGACCAGGGCGGTGACGGCCGACAACATCCACCGGCACCTGATCGCGCTGCAGCGCATCGCCGACACCAACGGCGGCAGCCGGGCCGCGCACACCCCTGGCTACCAGAAGAGCCTGGACTACATCGCGGGCAAGCTGCGTGCCGCCGGTTTCCAGGTGAACACGCCTGAGTTCACCTACAACCGGGTCGTGGTCGACTCGGCGGTCGCCACCGCCGGGTCCGTGCGGGTGGTGCCGACGCAGATGACCGATTCCCCGAACACACCGGCCGGTGGCGTCAGCGGGCCGCTCGTGGTGCTCCCGACCGACGCGACACCGGGCTGCCAGCCCGAGGACTACGCGGGACTCAACGCCCGTGGCGCGGTCGTGCTGATCAAGCGCGGCGGTTGCCCGTTCACGCAGAAGCACAACGTCGCCGCGGACGCGGGCGCCGTCGCCGCGTTGATCTACAACCACGTGGACGGGCCGGGGCTCGGTGGCATCGACCCGGCGCAGGCCCGCATCCCCACGTCCGGGCTGACCACCGCGGAAGGTCTCGCGCTGACCGCCGCGGCGGGCACACAGGCCACTGTGGACGTACGAACGCACAAGGAGCTGACCACGAGCCGCTACCTCGTCACGCAGACCAGGACCGGCCGGGCCGACAACGTCGTGCTGGCCGGTGCCCAGCTGGACAGCCTGCCGACCAACGCGGGGATCAACGACACCGGCGCGTCCTCCGGGGCGTTGCTGGAGCTGGCGTTGCAGCTGGGCAGCTCACCGCGGGTCGGCAACGCCATCAGGTTCGCGTGGTGGGGCGCCGAGGACGCGGACAAGACCGCCGCGGGCGCGTACCTGCGGTCGCTGACGTTCGAGCAGCAGCTGGACATCGCGCTGTACCTGAACTCCAACTCGATCGCGTCGAAGAACGCGGGCTACTTCGTCTACGACGGCGACAACTCGTCGGGGACCGCCGGTCCGATGCCGTACGGTTCCGCGCAGATCGAGCGCGCGTTCGCGACGTACCTCAACGGGCGCGCGATCCCCACCGAGGACACGAACTTCGACCGGCAGTGGGACCACACGCAGTTCATCACGGCCGGAATCCCGACCGGTGGCCTCTACGCGGGTTCGTTCCGGCCCAAGAGCGAGGCGCAGGCCGCGAAGTGGGGCGGCACAGCGGGTGTCTCGTTCGACAAGTGCCACCAGCAGGTGTGCGACAACCTCGGCAACGTCGACCGCACGGCGCTGGACCGCAACGCCGACGCGTTGGCGTCCGTCATCGGCGGCTACGCGTTGTCCACTGAGGACGTCAACGGGGTGCCGCCGCGCTGGCGGCGCGCGTTCGACCGGGCCGCCGCGAAGCCGGCTGCCGTCACCGCTCTGGGAGGATCCGAATGA
- a CDS encoding M28 family peptidase has translation MKRVSAVVAIAALAAAMTAPATAGAQDAPGAQLGDRLARQVTLDGLNRHLIAVQRIADRNGGNRADPGNGFGETISYVENTMRTAGFDVRVQEFTYDRSVTDKSVLAAGAVSYKPTPMGFALDTPAGGVTGRLVVVPTDNDTGCQASDYAGQDAAGSIVLLFRGGCTFTQKQIVAAEAGAKAVVVFNHSIGAAMGFIDEAQAKVPIVMVGSEAGAALAKLAGTQTTLEVRRHVEPTVSRNVIAETRTGRKDNVITLGAHADSAPTAPGMNDNGSSLAALLELGRQLGGSPKVRNAIRFGFWGAEPRHSGSAPYLASLSFEQQLDIALYLDVAPIGSGNGGYFVFDGDNSTGAPGPMPYGSDRIEQAFKNYFGRAGIPTEEAPVVGQGDYPAFIAAGIPTGGPFTGIPHIKSPAQAAKWGGTAGVSFDPCNHAPCDTLGTINRGLIDKNADAVAYLTGTYATSTEDVNGVPPRAQRTAARAAQRGAAAAPAGESR, from the coding sequence ATGAAACGGGTAAGCGCAGTCGTGGCGATCGCCGCGCTGGCGGCTGCGATGACAGCACCGGCGACCGCGGGGGCGCAGGACGCGCCGGGGGCGCAGCTGGGTGACCGGCTGGCCCGGCAGGTCACGCTCGACGGGCTCAACCGGCACCTGATCGCGGTCCAGCGGATCGCCGACCGCAACGGCGGCAACCGCGCCGACCCCGGCAACGGCTTCGGGGAAACGATCTCGTACGTCGAGAACACCATGCGCACCGCCGGGTTCGACGTGCGGGTGCAGGAGTTCACCTACGACCGCTCGGTCACCGACAAGTCCGTGCTCGCGGCGGGAGCGGTGTCGTACAAGCCGACCCCGATGGGCTTCGCGCTCGACACACCGGCGGGCGGGGTGACCGGTCGGCTGGTGGTCGTCCCGACCGACAACGACACCGGTTGCCAGGCGTCGGACTACGCGGGCCAGGACGCGGCGGGCTCGATCGTGCTGTTGTTCCGCGGCGGCTGCACCTTCACCCAGAAGCAGATCGTCGCGGCCGAGGCCGGGGCCAAGGCCGTCGTGGTCTTCAACCACTCGATCGGTGCGGCGATGGGCTTCATCGACGAGGCGCAGGCGAAGGTGCCGATCGTGATGGTCGGTTCCGAGGCGGGCGCGGCACTGGCCAAGCTGGCGGGCACGCAGACCACGCTGGAGGTGCGCAGGCACGTCGAGCCGACGGTGAGCCGCAACGTGATCGCCGAGACCCGCACGGGTCGCAAGGACAACGTGATCACGCTCGGCGCGCACGCCGACAGCGCGCCGACCGCGCCGGGCATGAACGACAACGGGTCCAGCCTGGCCGCGTTGCTGGAGCTGGGCAGGCAGCTCGGCGGCTCGCCGAAGGTCCGCAACGCCATCAGATTCGGCTTCTGGGGCGCCGAACCACGCCACTCCGGGTCGGCGCCGTACCTTGCTTCGCTGAGCTTCGAGCAGCAGCTGGACATCGCGCTGTACCTGGATGTCGCGCCGATCGGTTCGGGCAACGGCGGCTACTTCGTGTTCGACGGTGACAACTCGACCGGCGCGCCGGGGCCGATGCCGTACGGCTCGGACAGGATCGAGCAGGCCTTCAAGAACTACTTCGGCCGAGCCGGCATCCCCACCGAGGAGGCACCGGTCGTCGGCCAGGGCGACTACCCGGCGTTCATCGCCGCCGGTATCCCCACGGGTGGGCCGTTCACGGGCATCCCGCACATCAAGTCCCCGGCGCAGGCAGCGAAGTGGGGCGGCACGGCCGGTGTGTCGTTCGATCCGTGCAACCACGCGCCGTGTGACACCCTCGGCACGATCAACCGCGGTCTCATCGACAAGAACGCCGATGCGGTCGCCTACCTGACCGGTACCTACGCGACGTCCACTGAGGACGTCAACGGTGTGCCGCCACGGGCGCAGAGGACGGCTGCCCGTGCCGCGCAGCGGGGTGCCGCCGCCGCTCCGGCCGGGGAATCCCGGTGA
- a CDS encoding M28 family peptidase, with protein sequence MRRLRLAVVTMALVAVVTPVAAAQPPAGLPETLTQTVTIEGINRHLIAFQRIADRNGGQRADPTPGFQESLNYVAAKVRAAGFDVTLQEFSYDRKVVDAAAVTANGTTFVPIHMGGAPGTPVGGITARLVVVPVDATTGCQPEDYTGIQAAGAVVLIRRGGCVFSVKEQVAAAAGAVAAVIYNNSTGPILGDVDPATARIPVAGITGEDGMALAGKSGVQVTVDVRDHYERTVSHNLLAQTRTGRTDNVIVAGAHLDSVPNSPSMNENASGVSALLETALQLGSSPQVANAVRFAWWGGTWDSVGSDDYLNSLDFEQQLDIALYVAVEAIGSSNGGYFVYDGDNSGGQVGQMPYGSAHIERTFVDYLAGRGIQAEDTHIGQTRGEYYYFIAAGIPTGGPYTGIQFIKTAAQAAKWGGTAGMAFHPCHDSRCDHLGNVNRGILDRNADAVAFATGAYAVSTEDVNGVPPRAHRAASRATARKTAVNSHEVR encoded by the coding sequence GTGAGACGGCTCCGGCTCGCGGTCGTGACCATGGCGCTCGTCGCCGTGGTCACGCCCGTGGCGGCCGCCCAGCCGCCCGCCGGACTGCCCGAGACACTGACACAGACGGTGACGATCGAGGGGATCAACCGGCACCTGATCGCCTTCCAGCGCATCGCGGACCGCAACGGCGGCCAGCGAGCGGACCCGACCCCCGGTTTCCAGGAGAGCCTGAACTACGTCGCGGCCAAGGTCCGGGCCGCGGGGTTCGACGTCACGCTGCAGGAGTTCAGCTACGACCGCAAGGTCGTCGACGCCGCGGCCGTCACCGCGAACGGCACCACGTTCGTTCCCATCCACATGGGCGGGGCGCCGGGGACGCCGGTCGGTGGCATCACGGCCAGGCTTGTCGTCGTCCCGGTGGATGCGACGACCGGATGCCAGCCCGAGGACTACACCGGGATCCAGGCAGCCGGTGCCGTCGTGCTCATCCGCCGCGGTGGCTGCGTCTTCTCGGTGAAGGAGCAAGTGGCCGCGGCGGCCGGAGCGGTCGCGGCGGTGATCTACAACAACAGCACCGGCCCGATCCTCGGCGACGTCGATCCCGCGACCGCGCGGATCCCGGTGGCCGGAATCACCGGCGAGGACGGCATGGCGCTGGCCGGGAAGTCAGGCGTTCAGGTCACGGTCGACGTGCGTGACCACTACGAGCGAACCGTCAGCCACAACCTGCTCGCCCAGACACGTACCGGCAGGACGGACAACGTCATCGTGGCGGGAGCGCATCTGGACAGCGTGCCCAACAGCCCCAGCATGAACGAGAACGCCTCGGGTGTCTCCGCGCTGCTGGAGACAGCTTTGCAACTCGGCAGTTCACCCCAGGTCGCGAACGCGGTGCGGTTCGCGTGGTGGGGTGGGACCTGGGACAGCGTCGGTTCGGACGACTACCTGAACTCGCTTGACTTCGAGCAGCAACTCGACATCGCGTTGTACGTCGCGGTCGAGGCGATCGGTTCGTCCAACGGCGGCTACTTCGTCTACGACGGCGACAACTCCGGCGGCCAGGTCGGCCAGATGCCGTACGGCTCCGCCCACATCGAGCGGACGTTCGTCGACTACCTCGCCGGTCGCGGCATCCAGGCGGAGGACACGCACATCGGGCAGACCCGTGGCGAGTACTACTACTTCATCGCCGCCGGCATCCCGACTGGTGGTCCGTACACCGGGATCCAGTTCATCAAGACGGCGGCCCAGGCCGCGAAGTGGGGCGGCACGGCCGGTATGGCGTTCCACCCGTGCCACGACTCACGCTGCGACCACCTCGGCAACGTCAACCGGGGAATTCTCGACAGGAACGCCGACGCGGTCGCGTTCGCCACCGGCGCGTACGCCGTGTCCACTGAGGACGTAAACGGTGTCCCGCCGCGAGCTCATCGTGCGGCTTCCCGTGCGACAGCGCGGAAAACCGCGGTGAACTCGCACGAAGTCAGGTAG